The Litoribacterium kuwaitense genome contains a region encoding:
- the dnaN gene encoding DNA polymerase III subunit beta produces the protein MHFSIQRDKLIEAVQDVLKAVSPRTTIPVLTGIKITATSEGVTFTGSDSDVTIEATVPLEEEDETLVELVEAGSIVLQARYFGEIVKKLPASTVTIEVMTHLNTQISSGNAKFNLNGMDADEYPLLPAIEEDQVHRMPIDLLKTMIKQTAFSISTSESRPILTGVNWAIDGNDLVCTATDSHRLALRQAKIDDGDGERHNVVIPGKSLTELSKILGDTDRNIDIVMTERQILFRTPKLLFFSRLLEGNYPDTSKLIPESNKTSIEVNTKEFLQAIDRASLIAKEDRNNVVKLTISEGEHEVKISSNSPEIGKVIETVSAQVCEGDTLTISFSAKFMMDALRVINSADIRIDFTGAMRPFVIRGIDDVRNLYMIVPVRTH, from the coding sequence ATGCACTTTTCAATCCAAAGAGATAAATTGATTGAAGCCGTACAAGATGTATTAAAAGCCGTCTCACCTCGGACGACGATACCTGTATTGACAGGAATTAAAATAACAGCGACTAGTGAGGGTGTAACTTTTACAGGTAGTGATTCAGACGTAACCATTGAAGCGACTGTCCCTCTGGAGGAGGAAGATGAAACCTTAGTCGAACTCGTTGAAGCTGGAAGTATTGTCCTTCAAGCTCGTTATTTTGGAGAAATTGTTAAAAAATTGCCTGCATCTACCGTAACGATAGAAGTCATGACCCATTTGAACACGCAAATTTCATCTGGGAATGCAAAATTTAATCTGAATGGCATGGATGCTGATGAATATCCTTTACTGCCGGCTATCGAGGAAGATCAAGTTCATCGAATGCCAATCGATTTATTAAAAACGATGATCAAGCAAACCGCGTTTTCAATTTCAACGTCGGAATCACGACCAATCTTGACAGGTGTAAACTGGGCAATTGATGGAAACGACCTCGTCTGTACTGCAACAGATAGCCATCGTTTAGCGTTAAGGCAAGCGAAGATTGACGACGGGGACGGGGAACGCCATAATGTTGTTATACCAGGAAAGAGTTTGACTGAACTAAGTAAGATTTTAGGTGATACAGATCGTAACATCGATATTGTCATGACGGAGCGGCAAATTTTATTCCGGACGCCAAAATTGTTGTTTTTTTCACGGTTGCTCGAAGGAAATTATCCAGATACATCTAAGCTCATCCCCGAATCAAATAAAACGAGCATTGAAGTCAATACAAAAGAATTTTTACAGGCGATTGATCGGGCGTCACTCATCGCAAAAGAAGATCGAAACAATGTCGTTAAATTAACGATTTCTGAAGGTGAACATGAGGTGAAAATTTCATCGAATTCACCTGAGATTGGTAAAGTCATTGAAACCGTATCTGCCCAAGTGTGTGAGGGGGATACGTTGACGATTTCGTTTTCAGCAAAATTTATGATGGACGCCTTGAGAGTCATTAATAGTGCGGATATTCGGATTGACTTTACTGGTGCGATGCGACCTTTCGTTATTCGAGGTATCGATGATGTGCGCAATTTGTACATGATCGTTCCAGTACGAACTCATTAA
- the recF gene encoding DNA replication/repair protein RecF (All proteins in this family for which functions are known are DNA-binding proteins that assist the filamentation of RecA onto DNA for the initiation of recombination or recombinational repair.) → MYIEQLALTNYRNISTAEIAFDPEVNVFIGENAQGKTNFMEAAYVLGMAKSHRTPRDKELIKWDESYAKIEGDIQKKNGNISMKLVISEQGKKARLNQLEQKKLSTYLGALNVVMFAPEDLNLVKGSPQVRRRFLDMEIGQVSPIYMHHLSTYVKILKQRNQLLKKLQRSNGDMLTLDVLTEQLSKAAAHLTEKRFAFVRLLQELAAPVHAGITEQRESLTVTYAPSLKVSEHEELATLEKEYMERFEAMREKEIERGTTLIGPHRDDLLFYVNEKEVQTYGSQGQQRTAALSVKLAELELIRQEVGEYPILLLDDVLSELDDSRQSHLLNTIQGKVQTFVTTTSVEGIDHETIQRASMFAVHQGTIMKMR, encoded by the coding sequence GTGTATATTGAACAGCTGGCTTTGACGAACTATCGTAATATTTCTACTGCAGAGATTGCTTTTGACCCCGAAGTAAATGTGTTTATTGGAGAAAATGCTCAAGGAAAAACAAATTTCATGGAAGCTGCATATGTTCTTGGAATGGCTAAATCTCATCGAACGCCAAGAGATAAAGAATTAATCAAATGGGATGAAAGTTATGCTAAAATAGAAGGGGACATCCAGAAAAAGAACGGCAATATATCAATGAAGCTTGTTATATCGGAGCAAGGCAAGAAAGCTCGTTTGAATCAACTCGAGCAAAAGAAGCTAAGTACTTACCTCGGGGCTTTAAACGTAGTGATGTTTGCACCTGAAGATTTGAATCTTGTAAAAGGCAGTCCTCAAGTTCGTCGACGATTTTTAGATATGGAGATCGGACAGGTAAGCCCGATATACATGCATCATCTATCGACCTACGTGAAAATTCTTAAGCAACGAAACCAGCTTTTGAAAAAGTTGCAGCGGTCAAATGGGGACATGTTGACCTTAGATGTACTCACTGAACAGCTTTCGAAAGCGGCGGCGCACTTAACGGAGAAACGATTTGCCTTTGTCCGCTTACTGCAAGAATTGGCGGCACCTGTGCATGCCGGAATCACAGAACAGCGTGAGTCGCTTACCGTTACGTACGCCCCTTCTTTAAAGGTATCAGAGCATGAAGAATTGGCGACACTAGAAAAAGAGTATATGGAAAGATTTGAAGCGATGCGAGAAAAGGAAATCGAGCGCGGTACCACGTTAATTGGACCGCACCGTGACGATTTGCTTTTTTATGTCAATGAGAAAGAAGTTCAAACTTACGGCTCTCAAGGACAGCAAAGAACGGCTGCATTGTCTGTAAAACTAGCGGAGTTAGAGTTGATTCGGCAGGAAGTAGGAGAATATCCAATTCTCTTACTTGATGATGTCTTATCCGAATTGGACGATTCGCGACAATCCCATTTATTAAACACGATTCAAGGGAAAGTACAAACCTTTGTAACGACGACCAGTGTGGAAGGGATTGATCACGAGACGATTCAACGAGCATCGATGTTTGCGGTGCATCAAGGAACCATTATGAAAATGAGGTGA
- a CDS encoding YaaC family protein: MIFIRFFTALWQDAVRYQSAAHAQKYLSHQYSKKGFDNPQAQSYTNCYPFMHYLELGRTYYEQAALAPMAIQPNLLFYGMSQILKACLLTVDPAFPGSTSVMAHGLSTRRRKKQHYEFIDDEVKVQKNGLFPHFCYHLFQMKRMEGHKFSMLYLLQRIPELQPLFSTMKGESAQMAVETIDEGAVLRHHSSLLDELHMTSGHYARFLSSCFKQNIVVEEHSRDRAVDIKGYTIQHPYYAAPLQFDIRHEQWYLPKLRTHFTQLPEVAVHYMLLYNLSMIARYETSWWMDVLHTHAGEDFPYISEFLYVTSVKMPIYVLSFLKEGEPSA; encoded by the coding sequence GTGATTTTTATCCGATTCTTTACAGCATTATGGCAGGATGCGGTAAGATATCAGTCCGCAGCCCATGCTCAAAAATACCTTTCCCACCAATACTCAAAGAAAGGCTTTGACAACCCTCAAGCGCAAAGCTATACAAATTGCTATCCATTCATGCACTACTTAGAGCTTGGTCGTACCTATTACGAACAAGCTGCACTTGCACCAATGGCGATCCAGCCCAATCTTTTGTTTTATGGCATGAGCCAGATTTTAAAAGCATGCCTACTCACCGTAGACCCTGCTTTTCCTGGTTCTACCTCGGTGATGGCGCACGGGTTATCTACACGCCGGCGCAAGAAACAGCATTATGAATTTATCGACGACGAAGTGAAAGTCCAAAAAAACGGCCTGTTCCCTCATTTTTGCTATCATTTATTTCAAATGAAACGGATGGAAGGCCATAAATTTTCAATGCTTTATCTTTTGCAACGAATCCCAGAGCTTCAACCTCTGTTTTCAACGATGAAGGGTGAAAGTGCGCAAATGGCGGTGGAAACTATAGACGAAGGGGCAGTGTTGCGGCACCACTCCTCCTTGCTGGATGAACTGCATATGACCTCTGGGCATTATGCTCGTTTTTTAAGCTCTTGCTTCAAACAGAATATTGTCGTTGAGGAGCATTCGCGAGACAGGGCGGTCGACATCAAAGGTTACACGATACAACACCCATATTACGCGGCACCTCTTCAGTTTGATATTCGCCATGAGCAATGGTATTTACCTAAGCTGCGCACTCATTTTACACAGCTACCTGAAGTCGCCGTCCATTACATGCTGCTGTACAACCTCAGTATGATTGCTCGCTATGAAACAAGCTGGTGGATGGACGTTTTACACACACATGCAGGCGAAGATTTTCCGTACATTAGTGAATTTCTGTACGTGACTTCTGTGAAAATGCCGATATACGTTTTATCGTTTCTAAAAGAAGGCGAGCCATCAGCTTAA
- the remB gene encoding extracellular matrix regulator RemB produces MFIHLGEDTVVRTQDVIAILDNSLLESSEMTQEFIAENQKCGLVHEISEGSPKSIVVTKDAVFYSPLSSATLKKRSQMIHDLDNVQELEGDG; encoded by the coding sequence ATGTTTATTCACCTAGGAGAAGACACAGTCGTTCGGACTCAAGATGTCATTGCAATTTTGGACAATAGTCTCCTAGAATCGTCTGAAATGACACAGGAGTTTATCGCAGAAAACCAAAAATGCGGACTTGTACACGAAATTTCTGAAGGGTCACCAAAATCGATTGTTGTTACGAAAGATGCTGTCTTTTACTCTCCACTCTCGTCGGCTACGCTGAAAAAGCGATCACAAATGATACATGATTTAGACAATGTTCAAGAGCTGGAGGGAGATGGTTAA
- a CDS encoding RNA-binding S4 domain-containing protein, with protein sequence MRQETLWIETPYITLQQALQLVGEISTGGMAKIYLSEHAVEVNGELESRRGRKLYPGDQVSFPSGKSCLINVR encoded by the coding sequence ATGAGACAAGAAACACTTTGGATTGAAACGCCGTATATTACACTGCAGCAGGCTCTTCAACTGGTAGGTGAAATTAGTACTGGGGGAATGGCTAAAATTTATCTTTCTGAACATGCGGTGGAAGTCAATGGAGAGCTAGAATCCCGGCGGGGGCGAAAGCTTTATCCCGGAGATCAGGTGAGCTTCCCATCAGGAAAATCTTGCCTGATCAACGTCCGTTAG
- the guaB gene encoding IMP dehydrogenase, which produces MWEEKFTKEGLTFDDVLLMPAKSEVLPNQVDVSTALSERLRLNIPILSAGMDTVTESALAISLARQGGIGIIHKNMSQDQQAEEVDKVKRSESGVITDPFFLTPDHQVADAEHLMGKYRISGVPIVNNENEQQLVGILTNRDLRFIQDYSIRINDVMTKENLVTASVGTTLEEAERILQQHKIEKLPLVDDNKILKGLITIKDIEKVIEFPSSAKDPYGRLLVGAAVGVTKDAVQRVEKLVKAGVDVVVIDTAHGHSKGVLEKVKEIRSLHPDLDIIAGNVATAEGTRALVEAGANIVKVGIGPGSICTTRVIAGVGVPQITAVYDCATEARKLGATIIADGGVKFSGDVVKALAAGGNAVMLGSLFAGTAESPGESEIFQGRQFKVYRGMGSVGAMEQGSKDRYFQENNQKLVPEGIEGRVPYKGPLADTIHQLIGGLRSGMGYCGTPSLHSLREDARFIRMTGAGLRESHPHDIQITKESPNYSL; this is translated from the coding sequence ATGTGGGAAGAAAAATTTACAAAAGAAGGACTCACGTTTGATGATGTGTTGTTAATGCCCGCAAAATCGGAAGTTTTGCCTAATCAGGTGGATGTTTCGACGGCGCTTTCTGAGAGGCTTCGTTTAAACATCCCTATTTTGAGTGCAGGCATGGATACGGTCACCGAATCCGCCCTAGCCATCTCTCTGGCAAGACAGGGAGGTATTGGGATTATTCATAAAAATATGTCCCAAGATCAGCAGGCTGAAGAAGTGGACAAGGTAAAGCGTTCTGAAAGTGGTGTCATTACTGATCCGTTTTTTCTGACTCCTGATCATCAAGTGGCAGACGCTGAGCACCTTATGGGAAAATACCGCATCTCTGGTGTACCTATCGTAAACAATGAAAATGAGCAGCAGCTTGTTGGGATTTTAACGAATCGTGATTTACGTTTTATCCAGGACTATTCCATCCGCATTAATGATGTGATGACGAAAGAAAATTTAGTCACTGCGTCAGTGGGAACGACGCTTGAAGAAGCTGAGCGTATTTTGCAACAGCATAAAATTGAAAAACTGCCGCTCGTCGATGATAACAAAATTCTTAAAGGGTTAATTACCATTAAAGACATCGAAAAAGTGATTGAATTTCCTTCTTCGGCTAAGGATCCATATGGTCGATTGCTTGTCGGAGCAGCCGTCGGTGTGACAAAGGATGCAGTGCAGCGTGTTGAGAAGCTCGTTAAAGCTGGCGTTGACGTTGTCGTCATCGATACTGCTCATGGTCATTCCAAAGGAGTATTGGAAAAAGTAAAGGAAATTCGTAGCCTTCATCCTGATTTGGATATTATTGCTGGAAATGTTGCTACTGCAGAAGGTACGCGCGCACTCGTTGAAGCAGGCGCCAACATTGTAAAAGTCGGCATTGGTCCAGGCTCTATTTGTACAACCCGTGTTATTGCTGGTGTGGGTGTACCACAGATTACAGCTGTATACGATTGTGCTACAGAAGCAAGAAAGCTCGGAGCCACAATTATTGCTGACGGTGGTGTGAAATTCTCAGGTGATGTAGTCAAAGCATTGGCTGCTGGCGGTAATGCAGTCATGCTTGGAAGTCTATTTGCTGGAACGGCTGAAAGCCCAGGAGAATCAGAAATTTTCCAAGGCAGACAGTTTAAAGTCTATCGGGGTATGGGTTCAGTTGGCGCCATGGAGCAAGGAAGTAAAGATCGTTATTTCCAGGAAAATAATCAAAAGCTTGTCCCTGAAGGCATCGAAGGACGTGTTCCTTACAAAGGTCCGCTAGCCGACACAATTCATCAGTTGATTGGTGGCTTACGCTCAGGAATGGGCTATTGTGGGACGCCGAGTCTTCATTCGTTGCGTGAAGACGCTCGATTTATTCGTATGACAGGTGCGGGCTTACGTGAGAGTCACCCACACGATATTCAAATTACGAAAGAATCACCGAATTATTCTCTTTGA
- a CDS encoding serine hydrolase codes for MKRIKRWGLIQLIFLMSFASLIQIVQMPSTYAAGPEIEGESAVVFEAETGRILYEKNIDLTLPPASMTKMMSEFLILEAIEEGRMAWDQETTISDYAYEISQNRSLSNVPLRQGGTYNVKELYEAMAIYSANGATIALAEALEGTEGAFVKKMNERAGELGLPDYQFVNTTGLNNASLNGKHPEGTSANADNMLSARSTAILAHHLITEYPEVLETSSIARMTFREGTSDAIDMINWNRMLPGLNHEYEGVDGLKTGYTDLAGACFTGTAERNGVRLISVVMKTSDNDKRFEETAKLLDYGFNQFEKTELYPAGYTSEEKQSLPVHQGKEEAVGIATNAPLTVVTSKDEKVEDVFKPVYQMSKDNVAAPVEEGAVVGQMTVEYSGDIDYGFIQGPEQSFASVDVVTQEPVEKANWFVLTFRAIGSFFAGLWETIVSGISGLFS; via the coding sequence ATGAAACGGATAAAACGCTGGGGGCTGATACAGCTTATTTTTCTCATGAGCTTTGCCTCTCTCATTCAAATCGTTCAAATGCCAAGTACATATGCAGCAGGTCCAGAGATTGAAGGGGAATCCGCAGTTGTCTTTGAGGCAGAGACAGGGCGAATTTTATATGAAAAAAATATAGATTTGACGCTTCCGCCAGCATCAATGACAAAAATGATGAGCGAGTTTTTGATCTTAGAGGCGATTGAAGAAGGAAGGATGGCGTGGGATCAGGAAACGACGATTTCAGATTATGCCTATGAGATCTCCCAAAATCGGAGTCTTTCCAACGTACCTCTTCGCCAAGGAGGGACGTATAACGTCAAGGAGCTTTATGAAGCCATGGCAATCTATTCGGCGAACGGTGCGACCATTGCCCTCGCTGAAGCACTGGAAGGGACAGAAGGTGCGTTTGTTAAGAAGATGAATGAGCGGGCAGGCGAGCTCGGCTTGCCAGACTATCAATTCGTCAATACCACTGGACTGAATAATGCCAGCTTAAACGGAAAGCATCCGGAAGGAACAAGTGCGAATGCCGACAATATGTTATCTGCCCGCAGTACGGCGATTCTAGCACATCATTTAATTACGGAATACCCAGAAGTGCTGGAAACGTCAAGTATCGCGAGAATGACGTTCCGTGAAGGGACGAGCGATGCGATTGATATGATCAACTGGAACCGTATGCTTCCAGGTCTAAATCACGAATATGAGGGCGTCGATGGTCTGAAGACAGGTTATACCGATCTTGCGGGAGCCTGTTTTACCGGAACAGCAGAACGAAATGGTGTCCGTCTCATCTCCGTCGTCATGAAAACGAGCGACAACGATAAACGTTTTGAAGAAACAGCGAAATTGTTAGATTATGGATTTAATCAGTTTGAAAAAACCGAGCTGTATCCTGCAGGGTACACGTCTGAAGAGAAGCAAAGCCTTCCTGTTCATCAAGGAAAGGAAGAAGCTGTAGGCATCGCGACCAATGCACCATTAACGGTCGTGACGAGCAAAGACGAAAAGGTGGAGGACGTCTTTAAGCCTGTATATCAAATGTCTAAAGACAACGTTGCTGCGCCTGTTGAAGAAGGGGCTGTCGTTGGTCAGATGACTGTTGAATATAGCGGTGACATCGATTACGGATTTATCCAAGGTCCTGAACAATCGTTTGCTTCTGTCGACGTCGTGACGCAGGAACCTGTCGAAAAGGCAAACTGGTTTGTCTTGACATTCAGGGCAATTGGCAGCTTCTTTGCTGGCCTTTGGGAAACGATTGTATCAGGCATTAGTGGTCTCTTTTCTTAA
- a CDS encoding HD-GYP domain-containing protein — MKVPVSQLQEGCVVARDVYLKTLDPLIKENTVLTNDDIEFLQTFLVPEVEVHRLKDDGTSFTPMVEQPKKKFTNNQTSSLFQKLFCQTIDRYDHIFYDFKNGGEPDLHVLRPLVDRCLKEAVRQPKEIFFIGCHLDQPKSYVPAHAVAVAMLSSYLAHKLGYDTVKCKEIGYAGLFGDFGMAKVPDYLLKKNTSLLPSERQLIQQHPLISYQVLRKDASFSEDIRLATFQHHERLDGSGYPLQLADSQLHPYGKIIAVADVYLALTADRNYRRGLTPYHAVGGMLRQKYGALDTKTIQILLQSLMDYSIGTRVRLSDGSLAEIIYVDEKTLLTPLVRMVETDKIFPLNQKDGLTIQSLS, encoded by the coding sequence ATGAAAGTACCTGTTTCGCAATTGCAGGAAGGCTGTGTTGTCGCACGCGATGTTTATTTAAAGACCTTGGATCCGCTTATAAAGGAAAACACAGTGTTGACCAATGATGACATTGAATTTTTACAAACGTTTCTCGTTCCTGAGGTCGAAGTGCATCGGTTGAAAGATGACGGTACATCGTTTACGCCTATGGTCGAGCAGCCTAAAAAAAAGTTTACGAACAACCAGACGTCCTCTCTGTTTCAAAAGCTATTTTGCCAAACAATTGATCGGTATGATCACATTTTTTACGATTTTAAAAACGGGGGAGAGCCAGACTTGCACGTGCTTCGGCCTTTGGTTGACCGTTGTCTAAAAGAAGCTGTACGTCAACCGAAGGAGATTTTCTTTATTGGCTGTCATTTAGATCAGCCTAAAAGCTATGTTCCTGCACATGCAGTGGCCGTCGCCATGCTGTCTTCGTATCTGGCGCATAAGTTAGGCTATGATACTGTTAAATGTAAAGAAATTGGTTATGCTGGCTTGTTCGGTGATTTCGGCATGGCTAAGGTTCCAGATTACCTTTTGAAGAAAAATACTTCTCTTTTGCCGTCAGAGCGTCAACTGATTCAACAGCATCCGCTCATTAGCTATCAGGTGCTTCGGAAAGACGCAAGTTTTTCGGAGGATATCCGTTTAGCGACGTTTCAACATCATGAGCGTCTTGATGGATCGGGATATCCTTTGCAGCTTGCGGATAGCCAGCTACATCCTTATGGTAAGATTATCGCTGTAGCGGATGTTTATTTAGCACTCACAGCAGATCGAAATTACAGACGAGGACTTACACCTTACCATGCAGTCGGAGGAATGCTGCGCCAGAAATATGGTGCATTGGACACGAAAACCATTCAAATTCTTTTGCAGAGCTTAATGGATTATTCAATCGGAACGCGCGTTCGTTTATCAGACGGATCACTGGCAGAAATCATATACGTTGATGAAAAGACGCTCCTAACCCCGCTTGTGCGAATGGTGGAGACTGACAAAATTTTTCCTTTAAATCAGAAAGACGGGTTGACGATTCAATCGTTAAGCTGA
- the gyrA gene encoding DNA gyrase subunit A, which produces MADQERPKVQEINISKEMRTSFMDYAMSVIVSRALPDVRDGMKPVHRRILYSMNDSGMTADKPHKKSARIVGDVIGKYHPHGDSAVYDTMVRMAQDFNYRYMLVDGHGNFGSVDGDMAAAMRYTEARMSKISMEMIRDINKDTIDYRDNYDGSEKEPVVLPARIPHLLLNGAAGIAVGMATNIPPHHLGELVDGVLALSKDPDITIAELMELIPGPDFPTAGIILGRSGIRKAYETGRGSITIRAKTEIIEQPNGKSMIVVTELPFQVNKAKLVEKIAELVREKRIDGITDLRDESDREGMRVVIELRKDANANVLLNNLYKHTSLQTNYGINMLALVDGYPKVLTLKQCLYYYLEHQKDVIRRRTAYELRKAEARAHILEGLRIALDHLDEVIALIRASRTTDIARNGLMEQFGLSEKQAQAILDMRLQRLTGLEREKIEQEYKELIELIAELKAILADEEKVLEIIREELLEVKQRYGDERRTEIAAAGYDMIEDEDLIPRSQIVVTLTHNGYIKRLPLSTYKNQKRGGRGIQGMNTNENDFVQHLLTTSTHSTLLFFTNRGKVYKAKGYEIPEFSRTAKGLPLINLLDIEKEEWVNAMIAVDDYVDDWFLFFATKRGIAKRSPLSAFSNIRKGGLIALSLREDDELINVQLTDGNKDIVVGTSHGMMIRFQEADVRSMGRTATGVRAISLSSEDQVIGMEILEADDDVLIVTEKGYGKRTPAEEYRLQSRGGKGILTCNVTEKNGSVVATKTVSGQEDLMLITASGVLIRMAVDGISSMGRNTQGVRLIRLGEDEKVATVATVEEEEPTDDEEADQGEIVEGEAHESSEDSHDNDE; this is translated from the coding sequence ATGGCCGATCAAGAACGACCTAAAGTGCAAGAAATTAATATAAGCAAAGAAATGCGTACGTCCTTTATGGATTACGCCATGAGTGTTATCGTCTCACGAGCTTTGCCAGACGTCCGAGATGGCATGAAGCCTGTCCACCGCCGCATTCTATACTCAATGAATGATTCAGGTATGACGGCGGACAAGCCCCACAAAAAGTCAGCACGGATCGTCGGTGACGTGATCGGTAAATACCATCCTCACGGTGACTCAGCGGTGTATGATACGATGGTTCGAATGGCGCAAGACTTTAACTATCGATATATGCTTGTCGACGGTCATGGCAACTTCGGATCTGTCGACGGCGATATGGCAGCAGCGATGCGTTATACTGAGGCACGAATGTCGAAAATCTCTATGGAAATGATACGAGATATCAATAAAGACACCATTGATTATCGAGACAACTACGACGGTTCTGAAAAGGAGCCAGTCGTACTGCCGGCACGTATACCGCATTTACTGTTAAATGGCGCTGCTGGTATTGCTGTCGGTATGGCAACGAATATTCCTCCGCATCATTTGGGTGAACTCGTTGACGGTGTACTCGCTTTAAGTAAGGATCCTGACATTACGATCGCTGAATTGATGGAGCTCATACCAGGTCCGGATTTTCCAACAGCAGGGATCATTCTTGGTCGCTCTGGCATTCGAAAAGCTTATGAAACGGGACGAGGATCAATTACGATCCGAGCAAAAACAGAAATTATTGAGCAGCCGAACGGCAAATCTATGATTGTCGTAACGGAGCTTCCGTTTCAAGTAAATAAAGCAAAGCTTGTTGAAAAAATTGCCGAGCTCGTTCGAGAAAAACGCATTGATGGAATTACCGATTTAAGAGATGAATCGGATCGGGAAGGCATGCGGGTTGTCATTGAGCTCCGAAAAGATGCGAATGCCAATGTGCTATTAAATAATTTATATAAGCATACGTCACTTCAAACAAATTATGGAATTAATATGCTCGCGCTCGTCGATGGCTATCCAAAAGTATTAACGTTAAAACAGTGTCTTTATTATTATCTTGAACATCAAAAAGATGTCATTCGGCGCCGTACTGCGTATGAACTTCGGAAAGCAGAGGCACGTGCTCACATTTTAGAAGGTCTACGCATTGCACTTGACCACCTAGATGAAGTGATTGCTTTGATCCGCGCTTCACGTACGACCGATATCGCTCGCAACGGACTTATGGAGCAATTCGGCCTCTCAGAAAAGCAGGCTCAGGCCATTTTAGATATGAGGCTCCAACGTTTAACCGGATTAGAGCGCGAGAAGATCGAGCAAGAATATAAAGAGCTTATTGAACTCATCGCTGAATTAAAAGCGATTCTTGCAGATGAAGAAAAGGTTTTAGAGATCATTCGTGAAGAGCTTTTGGAAGTCAAGCAACGATACGGAGACGAACGCCGTACGGAAATTGCAGCAGCTGGCTACGATATGATTGAGGATGAGGATTTAATCCCTCGCAGTCAGATTGTCGTGACATTGACGCATAATGGGTATATCAAACGTCTGCCGTTGTCTACGTATAAAAATCAGAAGCGTGGCGGAAGAGGCATTCAAGGAATGAACACAAATGAGAATGACTTTGTTCAGCATTTATTAACGACCTCCACCCACTCGACGTTGCTTTTCTTTACAAATCGAGGCAAAGTGTACAAGGCGAAGGGCTACGAAATTCCTGAGTTCAGCCGGACGGCGAAAGGCTTGCCGTTAATCAATCTGCTTGATATTGAAAAGGAAGAATGGGTTAACGCGATGATCGCGGTCGATGATTATGTCGATGACTGGTTTTTATTCTTTGCGACAAAGCGCGGGATTGCGAAGAGATCACCACTTTCTGCGTTTTCAAACATTCGTAAAGGTGGCTTAATCGCCCTGTCGTTACGTGAAGATGATGAACTCATCAATGTTCAATTGACCGATGGGAACAAAGATATCGTTGTCGGGACAAGCCATGGGATGATGATTCGTTTCCAAGAAGCAGACGTTCGTTCCATGGGACGAACAGCGACCGGTGTGCGTGCCATCTCCCTGTCATCAGAAGACCAAGTGATTGGGATGGAGATTCTTGAAGCAGACGACGATGTATTAATTGTGACTGAAAAAGGTTACGGCAAACGGACGCCTGCAGAAGAATACCGCCTGCAAAGCCGTGGCGGAAAAGGTATTTTAACGTGTAACGTGACAGAAAAAAATGGTTCAGTCGTGGCAACGAAAACGGTGTCTGGACAAGAAGATTTAATGCTCATTACGGCGAGCGGTGTCTTGATTCGTATGGCCGTTGACGGCATTTCATCGATGGGAAGAAACACGCAGGGGGTACGGCTGATTCGTCTAGGTGAAGATGAAAAGGTCGCGACCGTTGCGACTGTCGAGGAAGAAGAGCCGACGGATGATGAAGAAGCAGATCAGGGTGAAATTGTAGAAGGTGAAGCCCATGAATCTTCAGAGGACAGTCATGACAACGATGAGTGA